One region of Miscanthus floridulus cultivar M001 chromosome 19, ASM1932011v1, whole genome shotgun sequence genomic DNA includes:
- the LOC136525542 gene encoding uncharacterized protein: MVDRWVSGNWVDNHTVLRERRLLMPGVSHHQGNLNIHEFGARWSAAHQNQPCGELKSWVLAHKGKATDNINWNPDDPAESFTNESIPERISQYTEAARGVHGADWDPHTADIDGDIVMRVGGGKKHGRYLIGNSTLDLHTTPTLSQVRTSSTSGSVPIRPRQDTSTHRVAALQAQVHALEEHKARVEEERQREREAERQRWEAERARFDTLAQYVASLGVTMGRPAPLELFAPPPPYPYPPYSYNQSAGSNDVPE, from the exons ATGGTCGACAGGTGGGTGAGTGGCAATTGGGTGGATAACCACACCGTCCTCCGGGAACGAcgtttgctgatgccaggtgtatcacaccatcagggcaaccttaacatccacgaattcggggctagatgg tcggctgcacatcaaaaccagccatgcggagagctcaagtcatgggttctggcccacaagggcaaggcgacagacaACATCAACTGGAACCCGGACGACCCAGCCGAGTCGTTCACCAACGAGAGCATCCCCGAGCGCATCAGTCAGTACACCGAGGCGGCAAGGGGAGTCCATGGGGCAGACTGGGATCCGCACACCGCGGACATTGACGGcgacatcgtcatgagggtgggaggaggcaagaagcatgggcggtacctcatcggcaacagcacgctcgacctgcacaccactcccactctctcacaggtccggacaagcagcacgagcggtagcgtgcccatacgcccaaggcaggacacttcgacgcatcgtgtggcagcactacag gcccaggtgcatgcgctcgaggagcataaggctagggtggaggaagagcgacagagggagcgggaggccgagcgacagaggtgggaggccgagcgggcgaggtttgacaccttggctcagtacgtggcaagtcttggcgtcacgatgggtcgtccagcgccactagagctgttcgctcctccaccgccttacccatacccaccttactcatac aatcaatcggcgggttcgaatgatgtgcctgagtag